Genomic window (Lutra lutra chromosome 17, mLutLut1.2, whole genome shotgun sequence):
CACAGAGGCAGACGGGGCCCTCATTCCATCCCAGATGGTCGTGACAGTAGCTGAGTAGGACTGGGCTGGCCAGAGACCCCAAACAGACACCCTCTTCCCACAGGACGACCTGTTCTGAGAGTCCTGCTGTCCACCCACCTGCAACTCAAAGGCCTCATAGCCTCCCTGGGGGCAGGACCAGGTCAAGACGACCCCGTGACCCCCAGAGGTGCTCATGCAGGAGGTGATGGTGACCGGGCtcggggctgggaggagaggacaggaggagtCAGTAGGAGCCACATGGGGGGGTTTTCCACCCCCCCACTTCCCACCTGTGGTGCCAATTCTCTGAGAACTAGCCCATCCTTTCCTTCCCAGAACCAAAATCCCTCCCTCATGTCTCATAGTCTGTCCTCCCCAAAGGGACACACAACAGACCCTTCAAACTACAACTCCCATGAGCCCTGCACGCTCTGTATCACTTCAGCTTATGAAGCCATGACCCCATGACCTAATGGGATTTGAAGTCCACTCACCTCCCACTGTCCCCAGGTCTGACTTAGGTCCCCACCAGGTAGAAGGGGGCCCATCTCACATGTGGATTCAAGGAGGCCCTGTGCAGGATTGCCCACATTGCTCCTCTCTGCCCACACACTGAAGTTGTACAGAGTCCCGGGTTCCAAGCCTGAACCTCATAGTAGGTGTGACTGGTCTCTCCTATCTGGTTGGTGTGATGTCCTCGGGGGACATGGTCTCCTTGGGGATGTCCCCCAGTGGCCCACTGGACCCAGTATGTGTAGGCCTGAGAGTGGGGGTCTGTGGGGACCTTCCACCGCAGGCTGATGGAGCTGCTGGTCTGAGCTTCCTTGTGCAGATCCATGACCATGTTGGGAGCTGAcacatggggacagaagctcaaGGGGCTGTATAGCCAAGGACGCTCCATCCCGAGCCTGCTCAACTCCCCTGATTGCTCAGTCATCAGATGAGTCCACTTCCTAGGAAGTGTGAACCACAGAAAAGAGGCCAGGTGGGGACCAAGATCCCCCACGGCCTCTCTGCCCTGAGTCTACAGGCCTGGGTCCCACCCATCACCTTTCTCAACACTGTCTTCCCAAGGAACAGCTTGATCAGGGTCCTTCCTTACTCTGGACACTCCTTTCAGACAGAGCTGTTGATCTCAGTCTTCTTAGCCCAAATGGCCGAAGACTAAAAGTTGCAGGTTCCGTCCACCCACATAGTTCCTGGCATAATCCTGGTTCCTGTCTCACACTTGGGGCCCGCCATGTATAGGCTGAGAGGCGGGTCCCTTTGGGTTCAGCCAATACAGTGGGACGAGGTGTGCACTTCTCCTCTTTTGCCTTTGTTGGTTCCCGAGGGGTGGTGCTGGGTGGTCAGgggctctcttcctccccaaagaCAGCCTCGTAATTAGAAATCCCTGGCTGCTGAGGACAGACTCCTCCTAGAAGCAGACCTACAAGCTCAAGGTCCAGTGACACTAGGTGGGGTCGCTAAAGTCTCCCCAGTCCTCTCCTTCCCACATCTCCATAGTACTGGGTCTGTCTAGAGCCAGCCTGAGTCTCATCAGTGGCTTCCGTGAGTGTCCTGTTGTCACTGCTGACCCCATTCCTCTCCGCCTGGACAGTGAAGGTGTACAAGCTCCCGGCTTCCAGCTGCTCCAGTGTGATCCTCGTATCCGAGGTGGTGTTAGAGAACCTGGTATCCTCAGTGTTAATGACCATAATGCCCTCCATGACCCACGAGACCCTGTAGGTGTAGGAAGGATGATCTGGGCCCATGGGAGCTGTCCAGCTCAAGGTGATGGAGCTGTTGGTCTGGTTCTGCATCCTGAGACTTGTCACTACATTGGGAACtggcagaaggagcagagagacagagttCCCAATCCCTGGTCCACAAGAGCCAGAACACAGCCTCCCTGTGCAGCCAGACTTGTCAAGGAACACTTCCTAGACATGGGACCTAGGGAGGGTTGGACATCTGCAGCCCTAAGCTCAGCGGCAACCTATGGAAAGGCCTGTCCCCAGGAATGGCCACAACACTCCTACCAACTCAGGGACTGGGCCTGGCACggtgaggacacagagacaaTGGCTGGACCCCAGAACCCAGAGGAGATGCCATCTTGGCCATTTCTTAACCTCTCATCAAGACAGAGAGCGGGCGCTGATGATTGTCCTCTGCGGAGCTGCTGAGGCTCTATCCGGAGCAAGGCACTGCATTCCTACTGCCCACACAGAGATTTTGTACAAGGCCTCAGTTTGGGGTCCCTCCACTGTAAAACTGAAGTCAGCTGAGTGTCGGGTCGcagttctgtctctctctccagtcCACTGGACCCAGCGCGCATCGTCCTGAAGGCCAGGGCCAGGGGCACCTCCCAGATCAGGGTGAGGGAGCTGATGGTCTGAGCCCCACCTTCAAGACTGTGACACATCTGGGGGCCAGGAGAAGACTCAGGGGGCTGGAGTGTCCACATTCCACACCCCTAATCCCCCCAGGGCCGGGGCCACATGCCTGTGCTCCCTACACAGCCCTGGCTGCTAAGTCTTATGGTCTGCATAAGGGATCCTAGACACTGAATGGTCCCAGCTCGGAACCTGGGATGTCCTTTCTTCATCTCCTGCTCCACAAGACCCAAGGAGATGAGCGCTAGTGTCTGCTCCACTGTCCCGTCAGCTCTCCAAACCGACCTGCCCCCCAACCAAGAACTGGAGCGGTGGCTGCCCCTCACCCGTGCTGCCGTTGCAAGTCACCTCCGAGCTGCGGATTCCATTTAGCTCCACCCACACGGTAAACTGGTACCAGGACCCGGGCTGCAGTCCGTCCACAAGGATGCTGGTGTTGGCGGTGTTTTTGTTCCCAGATGGGCCGGTACCCTCCCACTGGATCCCGTACAGGTAGTGCTGAGAGGACGTGCCATCCGGCACGTTCCAGCCCAGGGTGACGGAGCTGTTGGTCTGAGTTTCCTTGTGCAGATCCGTGACCCTGTTGGGAGCTGAcacatggggacagaagctcaaGGGGCTGTATCGCCACGGACCCTCCATCCCGAGCCTGCTCACCTCCCCTGATTGCTCAGTCATCAGACGAGTCCACTTCCTAGGAAGTGTGAACCACAGAAAAGAGGCCAGGTGGGGACCAAGATCCCCCACGGCCTCTCTGCCCTGAGTCTACAGGCCTAGGTCCCACCCATCACCTTTCTCAACACTGTCTTCCCAAGGAACAGCTTGATCAGGGCCCTTCCTTACTTCTGGACACTCCTTTCTAGACAGAGCTGTTGATCTCAGGCTTCTTAGCCCAAATGGCCGAAGGCTAAAAGTTGCAGGTTCCGTCTACCCACAGTGAACCTAGTCCTGGCATAATCCTGGTTCCCGTCTCACACTTGGGGCCCGCCATGTATAGGCTGAGAGGCGGGTCCCTTTGGGTCCAGCCAATACAGTGGGACGAGGTGTGCACTTGTTGGTTCCCGAGGGGTGGGTGCTGGGTGGTCAGgggctctcttcctccccaaagaCAGCCTCATAATTAGAAATCCCTGGCTGCTGAGGACAGACTCCTCCTAGAAGCAGACCTACAAGCTCAAGGTCCAGTGACACTAGGTGGGGTCGCTAAAGTCTCCCCAGTCCTCTCCCTCCAACATCTCCATAGTACTGGGTCTGTCTAGAGCCAGCCTGAGTCTCACCAGTGGCTTCCGTGAGTGTCCTGTTGTCACTGCTGACCCCATTCCTCTCCGCCTGGACAGTGAAGGTGTACAAGCTCCCAGCTTCCAGCTGCTCCACTGTGATCCTCGTATCCGAGGTGTTAGAGACCCTGGTTTCCTGAGTGTTAATGGCCATAATGCCCTCCATGACCCACGAGACCCGGTAGGTGTAGGAAGGACGATCTGGGCCCATGGGAGCTGTCCAGCTCAAGGTGATGGAGCTGTTGGTCTGAGTTTCCTTGTGCAGATCCGTGACCCTGTTGGGAGCTGAcacatggggacagaagctcaaGGGGCTGTATCGCCACGGACCCTCCATCCCGAGCCTGCTCACCTCCCCTGATTGCTCAGTCATCAGACGAGTCCACTTCCTAGGAAGTGTGAACCACAGAAAAGAGGCCAGGTGGGGACCAAGATCCCCCACGGCCTCTCTGCCCTGAGTCTACAGGCCTGGGTCCCACCCATCACCTTTCTCAACACTGTCTTCCCAAGGAACAGCTTGATCAGGGCCCTTCCTTACTTCTGGACACTCCTTTCTAGACAGAGCTGTTGATCTCAGTCTTCTTAGCCCAAATGGCCGAAGGCTAAAAGTTGCAGGTTCCGTCTACCCACAGTGAACCTAGTCCTGGCATAATCCTGGTTCCCGTCTCACACTTGGGGCCTGCCATGTATAGGCTGAGAGGCGGGTCCCTTTGGGTCCAGCCAATACAGTGGGACGAGGTGTGCACTTGTTGGTTCCCGAGGGGTGGTGCTGGGTGGTCAGgggctctcttcctccccaaagaCAGCCTCGTAATTAGAAATCCCTGGCTGCTGAGGACAGACTCCTCCTAGAAGCAGACCTACAAGCTCAAGGTCCAGTGACACTAGGTGGGGTCGCTAAAGTCTCCCCAGTCCTCTCCCTCCAACATCTCCATAGTACTGGGTCTGTCTAGAGCCAGCCTGAGTCTCACCAGTGGCTTCCGTGAGTGTCCTGTTGTCACTGCTGACCCCATTCCTCTCCGCCTGGACAGTGAAGGTGTACAAGCTCCCAGCTTCCAGCTGCTCCACTGTGATCCTCGTATCCGAGGTGTTAGAGACCCTGGTTTCCTGAGTGTTAATGGCCATAATGCCCCCCATGACCCACGAGACCCGGTAGGTGTAGGAAGGACGATCTGGGCCCATGGGAGCTGTCCAGCTCAAGGTGATGGAGCTGTTGGTCTGAGTTTCCTTGTGCAGATCCGTGACCCTGTTGGGAGCTGAcacatggggacagaagctcaaGGGGCTGTATCGCCACGGACCCTCCATCCCGAGCCTGCTCACCTCCCCTGATTGCTCAGTCATCAGACGAGTCCACTTCCTAGGAAGTGTGAACCACAGAAAAGAGGCCAGGTGGGGACCAAGATCCCCCACGGCCTCTCTGCCCTGAGTCTACAGGCCTGGGTCCCACCCATCACCTTTCTCAACACTGTCTTCCCAAGGAACAGCTTGATCAGGGCCCTTCCTTACTTCTGGACACTCCTTTCTAGACAGAGCTGTTGATCTCAGTCTTCTTAGCCCAAATGGCCGAAGGCTAAAAGTTGCAGGTTCCGTCTACCCACAGTGAACCTAGTCCTGGCATAATCCTGGTTCCCGTCTCACACTTGGGGCCCGCCATGTATAGGCTGAGAGGCGGGTCCCTTTGGGTCCAGCCAATACAGTGGGACGAGGTGTGCACTTCTCCTCTTTTGCCTTTGTTGGTTCCCGAGGGGTGGTGCTGGGTGGTCAGgggctctcttcctccccaaagaCAGCCTCGTAATTAGAAATCCCTGGCTGCTGAGGACAGACTCCTCCTAGAAGCAGACCTACAAGCTCAAGGTCCAGTGACACTAGGTGGGGTCG
Coding sequences:
- the LOC125089159 gene encoding LOW QUALITY PROTEIN: receptor-type tyrosine-protein phosphatase H-like (The sequence of the model RefSeq protein was modified relative to this genomic sequence to represent the inferred CDS: inserted 1 base in 1 codon), with the translated sequence MGGIMAINTQETRVSNTSDTRITVEQLEAGSLYTFTVQAERNGVSSDNRTLTEATAPNRVTDLHKETQTNSSITLSWTAPMGPDRPSYTYRVSWVMGGIMAINTQETRVSNTSDTRITVEQLEAGSLYTFTVQAERNGVSSDNRTLTEATAPNRVTDLHKETQTNSSITLSWTAPMGPDRPSYTYRVSWVMGGIMAINTQETRVSNTSDTRITVEQLEAGSLYTFTVQAERNGVSSDNRTLTEATAPNRVTDLHKETQTNSSITLSWTAPMGPDRPSYTYRVSWVMEGIMAINTQETRVSNTSDTRITVEQLEAGSLYTFTVQAERNGVSSDNRTLTEATAPNRVTDLHKETQTNSSVTLGWNVPDGTSSQHYLYGIQWEGTGPSGNKNTANTSILVDGLQPGSWYQFTVWVELNGIRSSEVTCNGSTVPNVVTSLRMQNQTNSSITLSWTAPMGPDHPSYTYRVSWVMEGIMVINTEDTRFSNTTSDTRITLEQLEAGSLYTFTVQAERNGVSSDNRTLTEATAPNMVMDLHKEAQTSSSISLRWKVPTDPHSQAYTYWVQWATGGHPQGDHVPRGHHTNQIGETSHTYYEVQXLEPGTLYNFSVWAERSNVGNPAQGLLESTSPSPVTITSCMSTSGGHGVVLTWSCPQGGYEAFELQVGGQQDSQNRSSCGKRVSVWGLWPAQSYSATVTTIWDGMRAPSASVTCPTENTGVIVGAIVGVTLFLVLVGLLIFFLKKRQKKSQREPAPRRLVFSFSEDIWAEDFADHVRKNEKDSNFGFVEEYQQLALGTHSQSQTVALDPENSAKNRYRNVFPYDWSRVPLKAIKEEPGSDYINASFIPGLKNPQEFIATQGPLRQTVGDFWRLVWEQQSRTLVMLTNCVESGQVKCECYWPLDAKPCTHGHLQVTLEGEEVLENWTVRDLTLQHMQEQKTLPVRQFHYVMWPDHGVPHSTDPLLAFRKVLRQWLDQTTEGGPPIVHCSAGVGRTGTLIALDVLLRQLDQDQRVGPFSYVQKMRESRPLMVQTEAQYVFLHHCILRFLQQSGRVPTDNVVAYENPLYENV